One window of Macrococcus sp. 19Msa1099 genomic DNA carries:
- the purM gene encoding phosphoribosylformylglycinamidine cyclo-ligase, whose product MAESYKQSGVDIHAGYEAVERMKKHVNKTMRKEVLGGLGSFGAAFDLSQLNMKAPVLVSGTDGVGTKLRLAIDSDRHDTIGIDAVAMCVNDILTTGAMPLYFLDYLALNKVDPVIVEQIVKGVAEGCAESECALIGGETAEMGDMYHTGDYDIAGFAVGAVEKDAYITGERIAEGDVILGLASSGIHSNGYSLVRKIIKDNNLDLDAEFDNGKTLLDVVLEPTRLYVKSAKAILNAADVHGMCHVTGGGFIENVPRVFVTDGLYPEIDVTNIPRQKIFDLLQEKGSIDKLEMYNIFNMGIGFIFIVPADAVEKVRAAVNEEVFEIGHVVRGDKAIDIKGVEYD is encoded by the coding sequence ATGGCTGAAAGTTATAAACAATCAGGCGTTGATATCCATGCAGGATATGAAGCGGTTGAACGCATGAAAAAGCATGTGAATAAGACGATGCGTAAAGAAGTGCTTGGAGGGCTCGGCAGTTTCGGTGCGGCATTCGACTTATCACAGCTGAACATGAAAGCACCTGTTCTCGTTTCAGGTACTGATGGGGTAGGTACGAAATTACGTCTTGCAATCGATAGTGATCGTCATGACACAATTGGAATCGATGCAGTGGCAATGTGTGTGAACGATATTTTAACGACAGGTGCGATGCCGTTATACTTCCTTGATTACTTAGCATTAAATAAAGTAGACCCTGTAATCGTCGAACAGATCGTTAAAGGTGTTGCTGAGGGCTGTGCTGAAAGTGAATGTGCACTGATCGGCGGAGAAACTGCAGAGATGGGCGATATGTATCATACAGGTGATTATGATATCGCTGGATTTGCTGTCGGTGCTGTTGAGAAGGATGCATATATTACAGGTGAACGTATTGCTGAAGGTGACGTGATATTAGGACTTGCTTCAAGCGGTATTCACTCAAACGGTTACAGCTTAGTCCGTAAGATCATTAAAGATAATAATCTCGATCTAGATGCTGAATTTGATAATGGTAAGACGTTACTGGATGTTGTGTTAGAACCAACACGTCTATACGTTAAGAGTGCAAAGGCAATCTTGAATGCAGCGGACGTACACGGTATGTGTCACGTGACCGGGGGCGGCTTTATTGAGAATGTTCCGCGTGTCTTTGTGACTGACGGGTTATATCCGGAAATCGATGTTACAAACATTCCGCGTCAGAAGATCTTTGACTTATTACAGGAAAAAGGCAGCATCGACAAATTGGAAATGTACAATATCTTCAATATGGGTATCGGATTTATCTTTATCGTACCGGCTGATGCAGTTGAAAAAGTGCGTGCAGCCGTTAACGAAGAAGTATTTGAAATCGGTCATGTCGTACGTGGGGATAAAGCAATCGACATCAAAGGTGTGGAATATGATTAA